Proteins encoded by one window of BD1-7 clade bacterium:
- the pitA gene encoding Low-affinity inorganic phosphate transporter 1, with translation MDMLTSYHLLLMILAIVFAFFMAWGVGANDVANAMATSVGSKALTIKHAIMIAAVFEFAGAYLAGGQVTSTIRKGIIDPAMLVGHSDILVIGMLAALLSAGVWLFIATLRGWPVSTTHTIVGSIVGFGCVGLGVNSIEWSKVAQIGASWITSPIIAGFVAFLMYRSVRWLIIDKEDVYQAAMRYVPVYMFIMGFIIAMVTFVKGLKHVGLDLTFWQSVVPSLVVAATATGVGKFYLKKVDAFTHHGHDNHPVERVFAILMIFTACSMAFAHGSNDVANAVGPLAAIYSVLSTPDAVTDQAALPSWILLVGAIGIVVGLMTFGFRVMTTVGQRITELKPSRGFAAEISAATTVVVASGIGLPISTTQTLVGAVLGVGLAHHHKSVDWGVIRGIVLSWFVTIPVGAVLSIIFFYILKAILGA, from the coding sequence ATGGACATGCTCACCAGTTACCATCTCTTATTGATGATTCTTGCTATCGTCTTCGCATTTTTTATGGCTTGGGGTGTGGGCGCTAACGATGTTGCCAATGCCATGGCAACGTCCGTAGGCTCCAAAGCGCTCACCATCAAGCACGCCATCATGATCGCCGCCGTGTTCGAGTTTGCCGGTGCTTACCTCGCTGGCGGCCAAGTTACCAGCACCATTCGTAAAGGTATTATCGACCCCGCCATGTTAGTTGGCCACTCAGACATCTTGGTGATCGGTATGCTGGCGGCGCTTTTGTCGGCAGGTGTATGGCTATTTATAGCAACACTGCGCGGCTGGCCAGTATCAACAACACATACCATCGTTGGCTCAATTGTCGGCTTTGGGTGTGTTGGTTTAGGGGTGAATTCCATCGAGTGGAGCAAGGTCGCGCAAATTGGCGCCAGCTGGATCACGTCTCCTATCATCGCTGGCTTCGTTGCATTCTTAATGTATCGCAGTGTTCGATGGCTAATCATCGATAAAGAAGACGTCTATCAAGCGGCGATGCGATACGTTCCGGTGTATATGTTCATCATGGGGTTCATCATCGCTATGGTGACCTTCGTTAAAGGGCTGAAACACGTCGGCCTCGATCTTACGTTTTGGCAATCAGTTGTGCCTTCATTGGTCGTTGCGGCAACTGCAACGGGGGTCGGTAAGTTCTATCTCAAAAAAGTTGATGCGTTTACCCACCACGGCCACGACAACCACCCGGTAGAGCGGGTTTTTGCCATCTTAATGATTTTCACAGCCTGCTCTATGGCATTTGCTCACGGATCAAATGATGTGGCCAATGCGGTTGGCCCTCTTGCTGCTATCTACAGCGTACTCAGCACACCCGATGCCGTAACAGATCAAGCTGCACTGCCTAGTTGGATCCTTCTCGTCGGTGCCATCGGCATTGTGGTTGGCCTAATGACGTTTGGGTTTCGCGTGATGACTACCGTTGGCCAGCGCATTACCGAGCTGAAACCTAGTCGAGGCTTTGCAGCGGAGATATCCGCGGCAACCACGGTTGTTGTTGCCTCCGGTATTGGCTTGCCGATATCCACCACACAAACATTGGTGGGCGCAGTGTTAGGTGTTGGTCTTGCACACCATCACAAGTCGGTCGATTGGGGAGTCATTCGTGGCATTGTTCTGTCGTGGTTTGTCACAATTCCAGTCGGTGCAGTGCTCTCCATCATCTTTTTCTATATATTAAAAGCCATTCTGGGTGCCTGA
- the argE gene encoding Acetylornithine deacetylase, protein MQTSLPNLKARMQALIATPSVSAVSDEWDMSNRPVIDLLASWFETLGFSVVIQPVGDADKNKANMIATLGSGAGGLVLAGHTDTVPFNESRWQHNPLSLTEADDRFYGLGTCDMKCFFALIIEAVLPLLDQPLKQPLIVLATCDEESTMRGAKSLTEQSLGKPRAAMIGEPTSLKPIRMHKGIMMEAITVTGQSGHSSNPELGHNALDAIHDMITELKTLRTELKDKYQNPAFAVNYPTMNLGCIHGGDNPNRICNSCELHFDFRGLPGMQNEEIRQLIMQRLQPIADQHQVTLDRRALFDGVEAFEQAEDSELVQLVESLTGSNSEAVAFGTEAPYLKNLGIDTVVMGPGSIDQAHQPNEFIAFDQIKPSTQLIQAMIRNYCL, encoded by the coding sequence ATGCAAACATCACTACCAAATCTGAAAGCGCGCATGCAGGCGCTGATCGCAACTCCTTCTGTTAGCGCTGTGTCTGATGAATGGGACATGAGCAACCGCCCTGTCATAGACCTTCTCGCCAGCTGGTTTGAAACGCTCGGGTTTAGCGTTGTGATTCAACCCGTCGGTGATGCGGATAAAAACAAAGCCAATATGATTGCCACGCTGGGATCCGGTGCCGGCGGCTTGGTGTTAGCTGGCCACACCGACACCGTGCCATTTAACGAAAGTCGCTGGCAGCACAATCCGTTATCGCTCACCGAAGCGGACGATCGTTTTTATGGCCTCGGCACCTGCGATATGAAGTGTTTTTTCGCGCTGATTATCGAAGCTGTTTTGCCATTACTGGATCAACCATTGAAACAACCGCTGATTGTTCTGGCTACCTGCGACGAAGAAAGCACCATGCGTGGTGCCAAGTCACTCACGGAACAATCCCTCGGCAAGCCTCGCGCCGCGATGATTGGCGAACCGACCAGCCTGAAACCCATCCGGATGCATAAAGGCATCATGATGGAAGCCATTACCGTAACAGGCCAGAGCGGCCACTCTTCTAACCCGGAGTTAGGCCATAACGCGCTGGATGCCATCCACGACATGATCACCGAGCTGAAAACCCTGCGCACCGAGCTGAAGGATAAGTACCAAAACCCAGCCTTTGCGGTGAACTACCCCACCATGAACTTGGGCTGCATCCATGGCGGTGACAACCCCAACCGTATCTGTAACAGCTGCGAACTGCATTTTGATTTTCGGGGATTGCCTGGCATGCAAAATGAAGAAATTCGCCAACTAATCATGCAGCGCTTACAGCCGATTGCGGATCAACATCAGGTAACGTTAGATCGCCGCGCCTTGTTTGATGGCGTTGAGGCCTTCGAACAAGCCGAAGATAGCGAACTCGTGCAACTGGTTGAAAGCCTTACCGGCAGCAACAGCGAGGCCGTCGCTTTTGGCACAGAAGCACCGTATCTAAAAAATCTCGGCATCGATACCGTAGTAATGGGCCCTGGCAGCATCGATCAGGCGCATCAGCCCAACGAATTTATTGCCTTCGACCAAATTAAGCCCAGCACACAGCTGATTCAGGCCATGATTCGCAACTATTGTTTGTAA
- the argA gene encoding Amino-acid acetyltransferase has product MSSSNSFVQAFRQSAPYINSHRGKTVVITLDGYALKSPNLVNIVHDIALLNSLGVRIVLVYGTRLQITERLDAEGIEYQVKNCIRTTSQEVMQHVKAISGGTRIELEALFSNGLPGTQMHGADISTVSGNFVSAKPLGVIAGVDFHFTGTVRRIDHETINHLLDNRVIVLLSNIGYSSTGECFNVSSKEVAVKAAQALRADKLIVLARDQDTQGLPHEMMPEQARDILSQGNNPPLAALLNGARAGIPRNHMISLDEDGGLLSELFTRDGCGIMLSHSAFETIRQANSMDIASIMELLKPLEDAGYLVKRERELLEREINHFAVISRDNSVIACSALYPYDDGSAEVACVATHPDYRGDNKASLILDYLENKARDDGLEVLFVLTTQSSHFFRERGYAVSSPDMLPQQKRDLYNWQRNSQILVKQLN; this is encoded by the coding sequence GTGTCGTCTTCAAACTCATTTGTGCAGGCCTTTCGGCAATCAGCGCCGTACATCAATAGCCACCGGGGTAAAACCGTTGTTATCACCCTCGATGGCTATGCCTTAAAAAGCCCCAACCTCGTTAATATCGTGCATGATATCGCGCTGCTGAACAGCCTTGGTGTGCGTATCGTGCTGGTGTATGGCACTCGCCTGCAGATTACCGAACGCCTAGATGCCGAAGGTATTGAATATCAAGTCAAAAACTGCATCCGCACCACCAGCCAAGAGGTGATGCAACATGTTAAAGCCATCAGTGGCGGTACACGCATAGAACTTGAAGCGTTATTTTCGAACGGTTTGCCGGGCACACAAATGCATGGCGCGGATATCTCCACCGTTAGCGGCAACTTTGTCTCTGCCAAACCACTCGGCGTGATCGCAGGGGTCGATTTTCATTTTACTGGCACAGTACGTCGTATCGACCACGAGACGATCAATCATTTGTTAGATAACCGAGTCATCGTGTTGCTGTCGAATATTGGTTATTCATCGACCGGCGAGTGTTTCAATGTGTCGTCCAAAGAAGTCGCCGTTAAAGCCGCTCAAGCACTGCGAGCCGATAAACTGATTGTGCTGGCCCGCGATCAAGATACACAAGGCCTGCCCCATGAGATGATGCCAGAACAGGCCAGAGATATATTAAGCCAAGGCAACAATCCGCCACTGGCTGCCTTGCTTAATGGCGCTCGCGCGGGTATCCCTCGCAACCACATGATCAGTTTGGATGAAGACGGCGGGTTATTGTCGGAGCTCTTCACCCGCGATGGTTGCGGCATCATGCTCAGCCACAGTGCTTTTGAAACCATTCGCCAGGCCAATAGCATGGATATCGCCAGCATTATGGAATTGCTAAAACCCTTAGAAGACGCTGGCTACCTGGTTAAACGTGAACGCGAGCTGCTGGAACGCGAAATCAACCACTTTGCCGTCATCAGCCGTGATAATTCCGTTATCGCTTGCTCCGCACTATACCCATACGACGACGGCAGCGCAGAAGTCGCCTGCGTGGCAACTCACCCAGATTATCGTGGTGATAATAAAGCGAGTTTGATCCTCGATTACTTAGAGAATAAAGCACGTGATGATGGGCTGGAGGTCTTGTTTGTACTCACGACCCAGAGCTCGCACTTTTTCCGCGAACGCGGCTATGCAGTCAGCTCGCCGGATATGCTGCCGCAGCAAAAGCGCGACCTATACAACTGGCAGCGAAACTCACAAATACTGGTAAAACAGCTCAACTAA
- the ilvD gene encoding Dihydroxy-acid dehydratase has product MPEYRSRTSTAGRNMAGARALWRATGMKDDDFHKPIIAVANSFTQFVPGHVHLKDMGQLVAREIEKAGGVAKEFNTIAVDDGIAMGHDGMLYSLPSRDIIADSVEYMVNAHCADALVCISNCDKITPGMLMAAMRLNIPVVFVSGGPMEAGKTKLSEHKLDLVDAMVIAADDSVSDEEVAEIERSACPTCGSCSGMFTANSMNCLTEALGLSLPGNGSMLATHADREQLFLRAGRVIVDLAKRYYDNDDESALPRNIASFNAFENAMALDIAMGGSTNTILHLLAAAQEGDVAFDMGNIDELSRRIPQLCKVAPNTPLYHMEDVHRAGGVFAILGELNRAGALHADIPTVHSPTMADALAKWDIMCTEDEAVKTFYKAGPAGIPTQTAFSQSTRWSSLDADRENGCIRSNEHAFSQEGGLAVLYGNIAKDGCVVKTSGVDESILIFEGPAHVCESQEDAVSDVLEGNVKEGDVVIIRYEGPKGGPGMQEMLYPTSYLKSKGLGKACALLTDGRFSGGTSGLSIGHASPEAAAGGAIGLVEQGDTIKINIPERSINVDISDEELATRRAAMDAKGKDGWKPVKERPRKVSIALKAYAKMVTSADKGAIRDLDLFD; this is encoded by the coding sequence ATGCCAGAATATCGCTCCAGAACATCGACTGCCGGTCGTAATATGGCCGGTGCACGTGCCTTGTGGCGCGCGACCGGAATGAAAGATGATGATTTTCATAAACCCATCATCGCCGTTGCCAACTCCTTTACCCAGTTTGTACCCGGCCATGTACACCTGAAAGATATGGGGCAGCTGGTTGCTCGCGAAATCGAAAAAGCCGGCGGTGTAGCTAAAGAATTCAATACCATTGCGGTTGATGACGGCATCGCCATGGGTCACGACGGTATGCTGTACAGCCTGCCATCACGCGACATCATTGCTGATTCTGTTGAATACATGGTTAACGCTCACTGCGCCGATGCACTGGTTTGCATCTCGAACTGCGACAAAATCACCCCCGGAATGCTAATGGCAGCGATGCGCCTTAACATTCCTGTTGTGTTTGTTTCCGGCGGCCCGATGGAAGCCGGTAAAACCAAACTGTCTGAGCATAAACTGGATCTGGTTGATGCCATGGTTATTGCCGCAGATGATTCCGTTTCTGATGAAGAAGTTGCGGAAATCGAACGCTCTGCCTGCCCAACGTGTGGCTCATGCTCCGGTATGTTTACCGCCAACTCAATGAACTGCCTGACTGAAGCACTGGGTCTCAGCTTGCCAGGTAACGGCTCCATGCTGGCAACCCATGCCGACCGCGAGCAACTGTTCTTACGTGCTGGCCGCGTGATCGTCGATTTAGCCAAACGTTACTACGACAACGACGACGAATCGGCACTGCCGCGCAATATTGCCAGCTTCAATGCCTTCGAAAACGCCATGGCACTGGATATCGCCATGGGCGGTTCCACCAATACGATTTTGCACTTGTTAGCGGCAGCCCAAGAAGGTGATGTAGCTTTTGATATGGGCAATATCGATGAATTGTCGCGCCGTATTCCTCAGCTATGCAAAGTGGCACCGAATACACCGCTGTACCATATGGAAGACGTTCACCGCGCCGGTGGTGTTTTTGCCATCTTGGGTGAACTCAACCGAGCCGGTGCCCTGCATGCAGATATCCCGACCGTACACAGCCCAACCATGGCCGATGCTTTGGCCAAATGGGACATCATGTGCACGGAAGACGAAGCCGTAAAAACCTTCTACAAAGCTGGGCCTGCGGGGATTCCAACCCAAACTGCATTTAGCCAGAGCACACGCTGGTCGTCACTGGATGCTGACCGTGAAAACGGCTGTATCCGTTCAAACGAACACGCCTTCTCACAAGAAGGTGGCTTGGCCGTGCTGTATGGCAACATCGCTAAAGATGGCTGCGTGGTCAAAACCTCCGGTGTTGATGAAAGCATCCTAATATTTGAAGGCCCGGCCCACGTCTGTGAAAGCCAAGAAGACGCCGTCAGCGACGTACTTGAAGGCAACGTAAAAGAAGGCGATGTTGTTATCATCCGCTACGAAGGTCCGAAAGGTGGCCCGGGTATGCAAGAAATGCTGTACCCAACGTCATACCTGAAATCCAAAGGTTTGGGAAAAGCTTGTGCATTGCTCACCGACGGCCGTTTTTCTGGCGGTACATCCGGTCTTTCAATCGGCCACGCGTCTCCTGAAGCCGCAGCCGGTGGTGCTATCGGCTTGGTTGAGCAAGGTGACACCATTAAAATCAACATCCCTGAGCGCAGCATCAATGTGGATATTTCCGATGAAGAGCTAGCAACTCGTCGTGCAGCCATGGACGCCAAAGGCAAAGACGGCTGGAAACCGGTTAAAGAGCGCCCACGTAAGGTCTCTATCGCATTGAAGGCGTATGCCAAAATGGTAACCAGCGCCGACAAAGGTGCGATTCGCGACTTGGATTTGTTTGACTAA
- the ccpA gene encoding Cytochrome c551 peroxidase yields the protein MLTKARCIAVMMMGLPLWGCDNDNDSRRSGSNDTDELRQFIGSQVGGLDKLTVPESNDDLPQPLLADGTPDPFFQTTEAKRFLGKQLFHDPVRTVRIRPAFGGIPETAKTGSCGSCHFGDVGSKAGTLFNFSVGGEGRGYTDAQGNFIPRRRPRTDLLPTIRDTPLFEGDALVDALPTLTDVYERAVGSPARGNKLPDPGELIATGRLDPIDSVSRNAPTIVGAAYNNRLLLGGFAGEPDDAPGGLNPFGHPAQENVTLLLLDAHRMLEAQSAELQQIPAYVRLFREAFPDEAREADTQNDMNKLINDMTVFRATASFLRTVVTRNTPWDQFLAGDNTAMTAAQQRGARLFFTDATEGGAGCYSCHSGPMFNKQPNDPDVTGMGEFIEENFYNLGLADHPLQALNRLARNDQSFRDDGRREITEREDDAFKFRVLTLRQLKGSKNFFHNGLFTSVEEVVQYFNHGIPQGVVSGTNATLSPRFTNPRGPDAPRGLGLTDAQTADITAFIEDALFDPAFITYDPDSTTDSFQLNERDFNYSLYRPDLASLGAIDGRVISGLAEDNNDPLSRRDKGLEFLDVTDQLDTALIQRQQPDQQQHDLYQLTNNSDAVVDTHLLIIVKNLPSGTEMLNASGTTSDGNPYLRVFLKDGIISPTKRIDSKLLFGFTTPPTGEPPLIDYNLQFMSGQGVP from the coding sequence ATGTTGACCAAAGCACGATGTATTGCAGTAATGATGATGGGGTTGCCGCTATGGGGCTGTGACAATGATAATGACTCACGGCGCAGTGGGAGTAATGACACCGACGAACTCCGCCAGTTTATCGGCAGCCAAGTCGGTGGCTTAGATAAGCTCACGGTTCCCGAAAGTAACGACGACCTGCCACAACCACTATTGGCTGACGGCACTCCAGATCCCTTTTTCCAAACCACAGAAGCCAAACGCTTTCTAGGTAAACAATTGTTCCATGACCCGGTTCGAACTGTGCGTATCAGACCGGCATTTGGCGGCATTCCAGAAACCGCAAAAACCGGATCATGCGGGAGCTGCCACTTTGGCGACGTCGGATCAAAAGCCGGTACTCTGTTTAATTTCAGCGTTGGTGGCGAAGGCCGCGGCTATACGGATGCACAAGGTAATTTTATCCCGCGTCGTCGCCCCCGTACCGACTTATTACCAACCATCAGAGATACCCCCCTATTCGAGGGGGATGCGCTGGTAGATGCACTCCCCACACTAACAGACGTCTATGAACGCGCCGTAGGCTCACCCGCGCGCGGCAACAAGCTTCCTGACCCCGGTGAATTAATTGCAACGGGGCGGTTAGATCCCATCGATAGTGTGTCTCGTAACGCTCCTACCATTGTAGGTGCCGCCTACAACAACCGCTTATTACTGGGCGGATTTGCCGGCGAACCCGATGATGCCCCAGGTGGCCTCAACCCGTTTGGCCACCCTGCACAGGAAAACGTCACACTTCTTCTGCTTGATGCTCATCGCATGTTGGAAGCCCAATCCGCCGAGCTACAGCAAATACCGGCCTATGTGCGTTTATTTCGCGAAGCCTTTCCAGATGAAGCCAGGGAAGCAGATACGCAGAATGATATGAATAAGCTCATCAACGACATGACGGTGTTTCGTGCCACGGCATCTTTCTTACGTACCGTAGTTACCCGTAACACACCTTGGGATCAGTTTTTAGCCGGCGACAACACGGCAATGACGGCTGCACAGCAACGCGGTGCACGCTTGTTTTTTACCGATGCGACAGAGGGCGGCGCTGGCTGTTATTCATGCCACAGCGGGCCCATGTTTAACAAACAACCGAATGATCCTGACGTCACCGGTATGGGTGAGTTTATCGAAGAGAACTTCTACAATCTGGGCCTCGCAGACCACCCACTGCAAGCGCTCAATCGCCTTGCCAGAAACGATCAGAGCTTTAGGGATGATGGGCGCCGCGAAATTACCGAACGCGAAGACGATGCGTTTAAGTTCCGGGTGTTAACACTGCGCCAACTGAAAGGGTCAAAAAATTTCTTCCACAATGGCTTGTTTACATCCGTCGAAGAGGTCGTCCAATACTTCAATCATGGTATCCCTCAAGGGGTTGTATCAGGCACGAATGCAACGTTATCACCGCGCTTCACCAATCCACGCGGCCCAGACGCACCAAGAGGGTTAGGATTAACCGATGCACAAACAGCAGATATCACTGCATTCATCGAAGACGCCCTCTTTGACCCGGCATTTATTACCTATGACCCGGACTCAACCACCGACTCATTTCAACTCAATGAGCGTGACTTCAACTATTCGTTATACCGCCCGGACCTTGCTTCACTGGGCGCTATCGATGGACGTGTGATCAGCGGCTTAGCCGAAGACAATAACGACCCGTTGTCGCGCCGTGATAAAGGTCTGGAATTTCTGGACGTGACGGATCAGCTCGATACAGCGTTGATTCAACGCCAGCAACCTGACCAACAGCAACATGACCTCTACCAGTTAACTAACAATAGTGATGCAGTGGTCGACACACACCTATTGATTATCGTTAAGAACCTACCCTCAGGCACTGAAATGCTCAATGCCAGCGGCACAACCTCCGATGGCAACCCGTACCTGCGGGTATTCCTGAAAGATGGCATTATTTCACCGACCAAACGTATCGATAGCAAACTCCTGTTTGGCTTTACTACACCCCCAACCGGAGAACCTCCACTCATCGACTACAACTTACAGTTTATGTCTGGGCAAGGGGTGCCTTAA
- the lrp_2 gene encoding Leucine-responsive regulatory protein yields MDRIDRRILQELQGDGRMTNAQLAETVGLSASACLRRVQELERLGVIVGYRAIVDPLALGRGFTVLVAIGLDDHSKRSQRAFESAVVNSPEVVECHNVTGAIEYLLRVEVADLAHYKRFHTDVLGTLPQVHSISSYVVMESIKDERA; encoded by the coding sequence ATGGATAGGATCGATAGAAGAATATTGCAAGAGCTTCAGGGTGATGGTCGAATGACCAACGCGCAGCTCGCTGAAACCGTCGGTTTATCGGCCTCTGCGTGCTTGCGACGTGTGCAAGAGCTCGAACGTCTTGGTGTGATTGTTGGCTATCGTGCGATTGTTGATCCGCTGGCGTTGGGGCGTGGATTTACTGTATTGGTCGCTATTGGTTTGGATGATCACTCGAAACGTTCACAGCGGGCGTTTGAAAGCGCTGTTGTTAACTCGCCGGAAGTTGTTGAGTGCCACAATGTTACAGGTGCAATTGAGTACCTGCTGCGGGTTGAAGTGGCTGATTTGGCGCATTACAAGCGGTTTCACACAGATGTGCTGGGCACATTGCCACAAGTGCATTCGATTTCATCTTATGTCGTGATGGAGTCGATTAAAGATGAAAGAGCCTAA
- the eamB_2 gene encoding Cysteine/O-acetylserine efflux protein produces the protein MNTELLISLALFALFMTCSPGPNNLMLMASGANYGWRKSLPHISGVILGFCLMVMLVGLGVEQLFVQYPQLNVLLRIFSISFLLYLAWRVLRSHNSGNQDTVTGQPITFFQAMAFQWVNPKAWTIALTALGMAATPADQHGILMVVLVIGVFNALSANAWVCFGQQIVRLLSTDRNRRVFNYCVAGGLVASIVPILLEA, from the coding sequence ATGAATACGGAATTACTGATCTCTCTAGCGCTATTCGCGCTTTTCATGACCTGCTCGCCGGGACCGAACAATCTGATGCTGATGGCTTCAGGAGCCAACTATGGCTGGCGAAAGTCGCTCCCTCATATCAGCGGCGTCATTTTAGGCTTTTGCCTGATGGTGATGCTGGTGGGGTTGGGCGTTGAGCAACTGTTTGTGCAATACCCACAGCTCAATGTACTGCTGCGTATATTTAGCATTAGTTTCTTGCTGTATCTCGCGTGGCGAGTGCTGCGCAGTCATAACAGTGGCAATCAAGATACCGTAACAGGCCAGCCCATTACATTTTTTCAAGCGATGGCATTTCAATGGGTTAACCCCAAAGCTTGGACAATTGCGCTGACGGCGCTGGGCATGGCAGCAACCCCAGCAGATCAACACGGCATCCTGATGGTTGTACTTGTTATTGGTGTTTTTAATGCGCTTAGTGCCAATGCCTGGGTCTGTTTTGGCCAGCAAATCGTCCGGTTACTGTCTACTGATCGTAACCGCCGGGTCTTTAACTACTGTGTGGCCGGCGGCTTGGTGGCCTCCATCGTGCCGATCTTACTGGAAGCGTGA
- the cbiX_1 gene encoding Sirohydrochlorin cobaltochelatase yields the protein MASESASDTSSVNTHVILLAHGSRDANWLDAFSDGLKQMQPLLASPASVAFMELASPSLQDVVTEQVNNNVERFYVIPMFFAAGKHLLEDIPAMIRDLEALHSGISIQLGDPIGKDLDFWTFLAHQIDNQWLPSMEAAAKKPDSAAA from the coding sequence ATGGCTTCTGAAAGCGCTTCTGACACTTCATCTGTCAATACTCACGTTATACTGCTCGCCCACGGCAGCCGTGACGCAAACTGGCTGGACGCCTTCAGTGATGGTTTGAAACAAATGCAACCGCTATTAGCCTCGCCGGCGAGTGTTGCCTTTATGGAACTGGCCTCCCCCTCTCTGCAAGATGTTGTGACCGAGCAAGTAAACAACAACGTTGAGCGCTTCTATGTGATTCCGATGTTTTTTGCTGCTGGCAAACATTTATTGGAAGACATCCCTGCGATGATTCGAGACTTAGAAGCCCTGCATAGCGGCATCAGCATCCAACTGGGCGACCCGATCGGTAAAGATCTCGACTTCTGGACCTTTCTCGCACACCAAATCGACAACCAATGGCTACCATCCATGGAAGCCGCCGCAAAAAAGCCTGATAGCGCGGCAGCCTAG
- the yhaJ_1 gene encoding HTH-type transcriptional regulator YhaJ, which yields MKNPISIELLETLDTIDRRGSFAKAALELNKATSALSYLIQKTEEQLGIALFERQGRRSVLTPAGLLVLDEGRHILHNTAWLADKAREVATGWETKLSVGLESAYDYPRFFAVLREFLDDHSHIEVDVVECVLNGGWDALAEDRVDLIVGTPGPVPLQMGYRAVPMHQADMLPVIAASHPLADIACDEQRIEEVLPSIRRVINRDTSVVGIARSAGFSDEGKRIYVQTMEQKTAAIVAGLGAGHLPRKRVQALLDSGELRQMAITQGALTENFLAWKISHKGRGLRALTQLLQEYNA from the coding sequence ATGAAAAATCCCATATCTATTGAGCTTTTGGAGACGCTAGACACAATTGATCGGCGTGGAAGTTTTGCTAAAGCTGCGCTGGAATTGAATAAAGCAACGTCTGCTTTGTCTTATCTGATACAAAAAACTGAAGAACAGTTGGGTATTGCACTTTTTGAACGTCAGGGCCGACGCTCGGTGTTAACCCCGGCAGGGTTATTGGTGCTCGACGAAGGGCGGCATATTCTGCACAACACCGCATGGCTTGCAGACAAAGCCAGAGAGGTTGCAACAGGGTGGGAAACCAAACTGTCGGTTGGTCTGGAGTCCGCTTATGATTATCCGCGCTTTTTTGCGGTACTAAGGGAGTTTCTGGATGACCACAGCCATATCGAAGTTGATGTTGTTGAGTGCGTATTAAATGGCGGATGGGATGCTCTGGCAGAAGATCGGGTTGATTTGATTGTTGGTACGCCAGGCCCCGTGCCCTTGCAGATGGGTTATCGGGCGGTGCCGATGCATCAGGCTGATATGTTGCCGGTGATCGCTGCGTCACATCCATTGGCAGATATAGCCTGTGACGAACAGCGTATCGAAGAAGTGTTACCGTCGATTCGGCGGGTTATTAACCGTGATACCTCCGTGGTTGGTATTGCTCGCAGTGCCGGTTTCAGTGACGAAGGCAAACGTATCTACGTACAAACCATGGAGCAAAAAACGGCGGCGATAGTCGCGGGGCTGGGGGCGGGGCATTTACCCCGAAAGCGGGTGCAGGCCTTACTGGACAGCGGCGAGTTACGTCAGATGGCGATAACGCAGGGAGCGTTAACGGAAAATTTTCTAGCCTGGAAGATCAGCCACAAAGGCCGAGGTTTACGCGCATTGACGCAATTGTTGCAGGAATACAATGCCTGA
- the azoR gene encoding FMN-dependent NADH-azoreductase: MTTINTQTHTNQRGITMRVLHIRSSARTDNANSRAIGNYLIEQLNIRATTRDLASSPLPPISAEDLVDLHASNNVDRDSLQKHLAISNQLIDELKSADTLVIEAPLYNFSVPVVLKQWIDMVCRAGNTFRYTADGPEGLTGITQAYIIVTTGGTPLGSTMDFASEYLAHICRFIGVTNIAIIDGSGSKREPQQVVDDATAQIDQYLQTTVANI, from the coding sequence ATGACAACCATCAACACACAAACACACACTAACCAACGGGGTATCACCATGCGTGTTTTGCATATCCGCTCCAGCGCCCGCACAGACAATGCCAATTCGCGTGCTATCGGCAATTATCTGATTGAGCAACTCAACATCCGAGCCACCACCCGCGACCTTGCAAGCTCACCACTGCCGCCAATTAGCGCCGAAGATCTTGTTGATTTGCATGCATCCAATAATGTCGACAGAGACAGTTTGCAAAAACATTTGGCAATCTCTAACCAACTGATCGACGAGTTGAAATCGGCAGACACGTTGGTGATTGAAGCGCCGCTCTACAATTTTTCGGTGCCGGTTGTACTTAAGCAGTGGATCGACATGGTCTGCCGTGCAGGCAATACGTTTCGGTATACCGCCGATGGCCCAGAAGGCCTTACCGGCATCACGCAGGCTTACATCATAGTAACAACAGGCGGCACCCCCTTGGGCAGCACGATGGATTTTGCCAGCGAATACCTTGCTCATATCTGCCGTTTTATTGGTGTCACTAACATTGCCATCATTGATGGCTCGGGCTCAAAACGTGAACCTCAGCAAGTGGTTGACGATGCGACAGCACAAATAGATCAATACCTGCAAACCACGGTAGCCAACATATAA